The nucleotide sequence CTGCCCTTTTTCCGGGGCAGGGGAGTAAAGCGCAGGGCCGCATTGGGCACGGTCAGGGCGTCCCTGACCTCCTGGACCACGATTTCCGCTGTGGCGGTCATGCCAGGTCGCAGGGCCAGGTCGCTGTTCTCCATCAGGAGCACGGTTTCATAGGTGACCACGCTGTCTGTGGTGGTGGTGGCGGCGAAGTGGACCTGACTGATCACAGCGGAGAATTTTCGCTCCGGGTAGGCATCCACCGTGAACACGGCCTCCTGGCCATCTCTGACCTGCCCGATGTCTGCCTCGTCCACAGCCACATGCAGCTCCATCTTGGTCAGGTCTTCGGCCAGCTCAAACAGAACCGGCGCTTCAAAGGAGGCGGCCACGGTCTGGCCTTTTTCGATTTTTCTGGACAGGACAACGCCGTTGACTGGTGAGATGATTTCCGCCTTGGCCAGGTCTGTCCGGGTGATATCCAGGCTGGCCTGCACCTCAGCAACCCCGGCCTCTGCGCTGGCCAGATCCGCCTTTGCCCGGGCATGGGCAGCTCGGGCTGTATCCATATCTGATTGGGAAGGCATTTTTCCGTTGCTGAGCTTGTACACTTTTCTTAATTTTCTGAGGTTGCTGCCAGTCTCCTCAATGGTGGCCTTTGCCTGGAGGATCCTGGCTTTGGCAGCCTGCAACGATGCCTCTGTCTGCTTTACCTTGGCCATGAGTTTGGACACATCCAGCCGCGCCAGTACCTGACCCTCAGTCACCTGATCATTAAAATCCGCCATCACAGCCTCAATCTTCCCGGAAATCTCGCTGCCCACGTCAACTTTATTGGTCGGCTCCAGGTTGCCGGTTGCTGTTACGGTAACGACCAGATTGTTGATGGTGACCGGCTCTGTTTTAAAGGACAGCTGCGGGTCGGGAGTTTCCGGGCCTTGTTGGCGAAAATAGAGAAAGGCACCAGCAGCACAACAGAGTAGCAGAAGCAGCAGGCAGAACCTGCCCTTTCCCCCTCTCTTGTGGGATGATTGCAGGATTGCGCTAATATCTGGCTGCTCCGCAGGTGTTTTTGTCAGTTTCTCATTCGATTTCATATTCTTGGTTCTCTCTCTGCCGCAGCTCTTGTTTGTGGGGATGACAGCGGTTTCTGTTGTTCTTGCCCGTACCAGGGTGTTTGTGTAGAGACTGCACAGGTGCTTGCGCACAACCGTGCTGTCCGGTGCAGTTTTTTGAGGGGGCTTGAGACCTTGGTATGATTGAGGGGGCTTGAGACCTTGGTATGACCCCCGTCATATGACTCGTATGAGCCTGGTCATATGACTCGTATGAGCCGGGGCATACCAACCCATATGAGCCTGGGCATATCAACCCATATGAGCCTGGGCATATCAACCCGTATGAGCCTGGGCATACCGGAAGCCTGTAGGGGCACGGCATGCCGTGCCCCTACGCCACCCCGATACCCAGGGTGTTACCCTGGGCTTATTTGTTGAACCTCTTTGGGGTTCTTTGCTTATGGGGATATTGGAATCTGCTTGGCCTTGGACAGCACCTACAAACTGGAGAACCCTGAAAGGGTTCCGCTATACCAGGCCGGGGTAACACCCCGGACTATCTGCCGCCTGCCTGCACGGGCACGGCGCGCCGTGACCCTACGCCTTCCCATCAATCCCCTCCAGAATGGCGCGGATGATGATTGCATTGCACCGCCGGGTGCGATGCAGCGGTGTCCCGGCCCGGTGTTGAAACACCGGTCTATTACCGGGCTGTCCCTCCGGGACGCTGTTGCGAATCATCCGCCTGTAGGGGCAACGGCACGCTGTGCCCCTACGCATCCCCCTCAATCCCCTCCAGAATGGCGTGGACAATGGCGGCATCCGTGTAATCCAGCGGCTCGGACAGGGTGGC is from Candidatus Electrothrix sp. GW3-4 and encodes:
- a CDS encoding efflux RND transporter periplasmic adaptor subunit, with the translated sequence MKSNEKLTKTPAEQPDISAILQSSHKRGGKGRFCLLLLLLCCAAGAFLYFRQQGPETPDPQLSFKTEPVTINNLVVTVTATGNLEPTNKVDVGSEISGKIEAVMADFNDQVTEGQVLARLDVSKLMAKVKQTEASLQAAKARILQAKATIEETGSNLRKLRKVYKLSNGKMPSQSDMDTARAAHARAKADLASAEAGVAEVQASLDITRTDLAKAEIISPVNGVVLSRKIEKGQTVAASFEAPVLFELAEDLTKMELHVAVDEADIGQVRDGQEAVFTVDAYPERKFSAVISQVHFAATTTTDSVVTYETVLLMENSDLALRPGMTATAEIVVQEVRDALTVPNAALRFTPLPRKKGSRSRPCSVRSSRSAPDDDAKNSRSLSPKGISSMSG